The following are encoded together in the Pedobacter steynii genome:
- a CDS encoding glutamine synthetase family protein — translation MTTEEILAYVKQHPSGKVKVAVADIDGVLRGKYIAADKFAAMVEGRLGFCDVTFGWDMGDVAYDNVKFTGWHTGYPDAQVKLDLNTFRKIPWENDVPFFLGDFINENNEAAYTCPRQLLRKVLAEAEELGFRPYFSQEFEWFNFAETPESTHQKNFHNLNPLTPGMFGYSILRSSLKNSYMTDLFDLLCKFGVPVEGLHTETGPGVYEAAIKYAEVLQAADQAILFKTAVKEIAYQHGVMATFMAKISEHLPGCSGHVHQSLWDNEGKHNLFYDESSEHKMSPLMQSYIAGQLHCLPYILPMIAPTINSYKRLVEGAWAPTTLTWGIDNRTVALRALPGNVKATRLETRVVGSDTNPYLALSACLAAGLYGIKNKLSLDKEATTGNGYKDLSNGILPGNLHEATLKMKTFPIAAELFGASFVEHFTLTREWEWKQYAKVVTDWEMKRYFEII, via the coding sequence ATGACAACAGAAGAAATTTTAGCATACGTAAAACAACACCCTTCGGGAAAGGTAAAAGTGGCTGTGGCAGATATTGATGGGGTACTAAGAGGTAAATATATTGCGGCAGATAAATTTGCAGCAATGGTAGAAGGCCGGTTGGGCTTCTGTGATGTCACCTTTGGCTGGGATATGGGGGATGTTGCTTATGATAATGTAAAGTTTACCGGATGGCATACGGGATATCCAGATGCTCAGGTGAAGCTGGATCTGAATACTTTTCGTAAGATCCCCTGGGAAAATGATGTTCCTTTTTTTCTGGGTGATTTTATTAATGAAAATAATGAGGCGGCGTACACCTGTCCTCGGCAATTGCTTCGTAAGGTTCTTGCTGAAGCTGAGGAGCTGGGCTTCCGTCCTTATTTTTCTCAGGAATTTGAATGGTTCAATTTCGCAGAAACACCAGAAAGTACACATCAGAAGAATTTTCATAACCTGAATCCCTTAACACCAGGCATGTTTGGTTACTCTATTTTACGCAGCAGTCTGAAAAATTCTTATATGACGGACCTGTTTGATTTGCTGTGTAAATTCGGGGTTCCTGTAGAAGGTCTGCATACAGAGACTGGTCCTGGGGTGTACGAAGCGGCTATTAAATATGCTGAGGTATTGCAGGCAGCAGATCAAGCCATATTATTTAAGACCGCGGTTAAGGAAATTGCTTATCAACACGGAGTTATGGCCACTTTTATGGCTAAAATCAGTGAGCATCTGCCGGGGTGTAGCGGGCATGTCCATCAAAGCTTATGGGATAACGAAGGGAAACATAATTTATTTTACGACGAAAGTTCGGAACATAAAATGAGTCCGTTAATGCAGAGTTATATTGCCGGACAGCTGCACTGTCTTCCTTATATTTTGCCGATGATAGCGCCAACGATTAATAGCTATAAAAGATTGGTGGAAGGTGCCTGGGCACCGACAACTTTAACCTGGGGAATTGATAACAGGACCGTTGCTTTAAGGGCTTTGCCTGGAAATGTGAAGGCCACCCGTTTAGAGACGAGGGTGGTGGGGTCAGATACCAATCCTTACCTGGCGCTATCGGCCTGCCTGGCGGCAGGTTTATATGGGATTAAAAACAAGCTTAGTCTGGATAAGGAAGCGACCACAGGAAATGGTTATAAAGATCTTTCTAATGGCATCCTTCCCGGAAACCTGCACGAAGCGACCCTAAAAATGAAAACATTTCCGATTGCAGCGGAGTTGTTCGGAGCATCTTTTGTAGAACATTTTACGTTAACCAGGGAATGGGAGTGGAAACAATATGCAAAAGTGGTGACCGACTGGGAGATGAAAAGATATTTTGAAATTATTTAA
- a CDS encoding SusC/RagA family TonB-linked outer membrane protein yields MNLNSCSKAPFVRWLSSTKILLAMKLTVILLFLGFLQVSADGFSQRITLSEKNTSFNNLFESIKKQSGYTFFYNNKLIKEEGKISVELKNVTLDEALGRILKDRPFSYMIMNKTVVIRKKGVEDKKNGAEQPMVMINVRGKVVDTEGNPLPGASVLVKGTKDGASTNTNGEFVINAKDGDILVIRSLGYVTKEVTVAGSSVMLTIVLETQKQELSEIVVTALGIKRSEKSLGYATQRIGGEKVQTVKGVDLGTSLTGQVAGLVVQNSTEFNAKPKLELRGEDILLVIDGVPYGNMTLRDVPSDDIETMDLMKGSVASALYGSRAKGGALLITTKKGAATKGFSVDFNSNTMLQLGYLAVPKVQSSYGRGQNGQIDNDYVWGPKLDVGNTARDWNPVTKQFEDNRPLVSVGKDNLKNFMETGVIANNNIAIAQTGENGSFRIGLNHIYNKGQFPNQKLNMMNLTSGGEIKVNDKVKIEGHLGMSRRSAPQIWGGGYDLQGYLYQLVMWTGTEYDIRDYKDYWVVPNKTQNWMYTNWYDNPYLIANEKLNGITENTINANVTANYKINQDFNLMLRLGYDNYNNEETMRNPTANIFSTRGGWNARGMYRNMSRKGFSTNDDLILTYSKKVSKWAFDALAGATLFYYRKDNLTATTKNGLISPTFFSLNGSIEPPTIAQEAEERQINSIYGRASIGWNDAVFVDFTGRNDWNSSQPKSSRAYFYPSIGSSVVVSELVKLPKVIDMFKLRGSWAVFKNAFDPYAINSLYTTSTAVWNTLNSAAYPNYLLGEGLLPSSQRTWEIGAAAYLLKKRLHFDVAYYNKYYYNRQTDLSGGSQTAFLPNFSGFSMAIVNTKETYERRGLEITVDGSVIKSRDFEWYSTINWATQHRYYVDLDPQYSPDEPWTKKGQRLDTYKARYWLRDPQGNVIFNNGYPVESDYNKKYGYGDPSFSFGFMNNFRYKNWNLGINIDGRIGGLMYNYMYDKMWDTGTNPDSDNQYRYDQVVNGLDNYVGQGVKVVSGTVVFDKYGNITSDTRQYAPNDVQVGYQDFAQQFRGGDKGIQNQSFVKLRELSVGYNFPAQFLGKLGLKKASFSVTGQNLWMWTDFKYSDPDVFTENLNSPSQRMVGFNIKVGL; encoded by the coding sequence ATGAATTTAAACTCATGTAGTAAAGCCCCTTTCGTCAGGTGGCTCAGCTCAACTAAGATTTTATTGGCCATGAAACTAACAGTAATTTTACTCTTTCTCGGATTCCTTCAGGTGTCTGCAGATGGTTTCTCGCAAAGAATTACGCTTTCAGAAAAAAACACTTCTTTCAATAACCTCTTTGAAAGCATTAAAAAGCAAAGCGGTTACACTTTCTTTTATAACAATAAACTGATCAAGGAAGAAGGAAAAATCAGTGTGGAACTAAAGAATGTTACACTTGATGAGGCCCTTGGCCGGATTTTAAAAGATCGTCCTTTCTCTTACATGATTATGAATAAAACGGTTGTGATCAGAAAGAAAGGTGTGGAAGATAAAAAAAATGGGGCAGAACAACCCATGGTTATGATCAATGTCAGAGGGAAAGTTGTCGATACGGAAGGAAACCCTTTACCTGGTGCTTCTGTATTGGTTAAAGGCACCAAAGACGGCGCTTCAACCAATACAAACGGAGAATTTGTGATCAATGCAAAAGACGGTGATATACTCGTTATCCGTTCTTTGGGTTACGTTACCAAAGAGGTAACCGTTGCTGGCTCTTCGGTGATGCTGACCATTGTGCTGGAAACGCAGAAACAGGAATTGTCAGAAATTGTGGTGACCGCACTGGGAATCAAACGTTCCGAGAAATCTCTGGGTTATGCAACTCAAAGAATAGGAGGAGAGAAAGTACAGACTGTAAAAGGGGTGGATCTTGGAACGTCATTAACGGGCCAGGTTGCTGGTTTGGTGGTACAGAATTCTACAGAATTTAATGCGAAACCAAAGCTGGAATTGAGAGGTGAGGATATTTTATTGGTGATCGATGGAGTACCCTATGGCAATATGACCCTAAGGGATGTCCCTTCCGATGATATTGAAACCATGGATTTGATGAAGGGCTCAGTTGCATCTGCATTATATGGATCCAGGGCAAAGGGCGGTGCTTTATTAATAACAACCAAAAAAGGAGCTGCTACAAAAGGCTTCTCCGTTGATTTTAATAGCAATACGATGCTTCAATTAGGTTATCTGGCCGTTCCGAAAGTTCAGAGTTCTTATGGACGAGGGCAAAATGGTCAGATTGATAACGATTATGTGTGGGGGCCAAAGCTGGATGTGGGAAATACTGCGAGAGATTGGAATCCTGTTACTAAACAATTCGAAGATAATAGGCCATTAGTTTCTGTAGGTAAGGATAATCTGAAAAACTTTATGGAGACTGGTGTGATTGCCAACAATAACATTGCTATTGCCCAGACCGGCGAAAATGGAAGTTTCAGGATCGGATTAAACCATATTTATAATAAAGGACAGTTTCCAAATCAGAAACTCAATATGATGAATTTAACCTCTGGCGGGGAAATTAAAGTCAATGATAAGGTTAAGATAGAGGGGCATCTTGGGATGAGCAGAAGGTCAGCTCCTCAGATCTGGGGTGGTGGATATGATCTTCAGGGTTATCTTTATCAACTGGTGATGTGGACAGGTACAGAATATGACATCCGTGATTATAAGGATTACTGGGTTGTGCCGAATAAAACACAAAACTGGATGTATACCAATTGGTATGATAATCCTTACTTAATTGCAAATGAAAAGCTGAACGGAATTACGGAAAATACGATAAATGCAAACGTTACTGCAAATTATAAAATCAATCAGGATTTTAATCTTATGCTTCGTTTGGGCTACGACAATTACAACAACGAGGAGACCATGAGAAACCCAACTGCTAATATCTTCTCCACCAGGGGTGGATGGAATGCAAGGGGAATGTATAGGAATATGTCGAGAAAGGGTTTTAGTACCAACGACGATCTTATTCTGACTTACTCAAAAAAGGTTAGCAAATGGGCTTTCGATGCACTTGCAGGAGCTACTCTTTTTTACTACCGGAAAGACAACCTGACCGCCACAACCAAAAATGGTTTGATTTCTCCTACTTTTTTCTCATTAAACGGATCAATAGAGCCGCCTACAATTGCACAGGAGGCAGAAGAAAGGCAGATTAATAGTATTTATGGCCGGGCTTCAATCGGTTGGAATGATGCTGTCTTTGTGGATTTTACAGGCAGAAATGACTGGAATTCCAGTCAGCCTAAGTCTTCCAGAGCTTATTTTTATCCTTCAATCGGTTCCAGTGTTGTAGTCTCTGAGTTGGTGAAATTACCAAAGGTTATTGATATGTTTAAACTTCGTGGATCATGGGCTGTATTTAAAAATGCATTTGATCCTTATGCAATCAATAGCTTATATACCACGAGTACGGCGGTGTGGAATACCTTAAATTCCGCAGCCTATCCAAACTATCTGCTGGGCGAAGGACTGTTACCAAGTTCGCAGCGTACCTGGGAAATAGGGGCTGCAGCTTACCTGTTAAAAAAGCGCCTGCATTTTGATGTGGCTTATTACAATAAATACTATTACAATCGTCAGACAGATCTTTCCGGCGGAAGTCAGACCGCTTTTCTTCCAAACTTTAGCGGTTTCAGCATGGCAATTGTCAATACCAAAGAGACCTATGAGCGTCGCGGATTGGAGATTACTGTGGATGGGTCGGTGATTAAGAGCCGGGATTTTGAATGGTATTCCACGATAAACTGGGCTACACAACATCGTTATTATGTAGATCTTGATCCTCAGTATTCTCCGGATGAGCCATGGACCAAAAAGGGACAGAGACTGGATACTTATAAGGCAAGATATTGGCTTAGAGATCCTCAGGGGAACGTGATCTTTAATAACGGATATCCTGTTGAAAGTGATTACAATAAAAAATATGGATATGGTGATCCTTCGTTCAGTTTCGGTTTTATGAATAATTTCAGGTATAAGAACTGGAATCTGGGTATTAACATTGATGGTCGTATCGGCGGATTAATGTATAACTACATGTACGATAAGATGTGGGACACAGGAACAAATCCGGATTCTGATAATCAATATCGCTATGATCAGGTGGTTAACGGACTTGATAATTATGTAGGCCAGGGCGTAAAAGTGGTTTCAGGTACTGTCGTGTTTGATAAATATGGGAATATTACCAGTGATACCCGTCAATATGCGCCAAACGATGTACAGGTAGGTTATCAGGATTTTGCGCAGCAATTCAGAGGTGGCGACAAGGGGATTCAGAATCAGTCTTTTGTAAAGCTTCGTGAACTTTCTGTAGGCTATAATTTCCCGGCTCAGTTTCTGGGTAAATTGGGATTGAAAAAAGCATCCTTTTCTGTTACCGGGCAAAATTTGTGGATGTGGACGGACTTTAAATACTCTGATCCGGATGTGTTTACAGAAAACCTGAACTCACCCTCTCAACGTATGGTCGGCTTTAATATTAAAGTAGGATTGTAG
- the eat gene encoding ethanolamine permease has translation MTQNKGLKKTLTPFMLWGLGVGYVISGMYFGWNLGLEKGGTGGMAMATLAIMVMYVTFTFSYAELACAIPKAGGVFDYANKAMGQNIGFIAGIAQIVEFILAPPAIAFAIGAYFNAFYPQVPVLTSAIAIYFIFTALNVYGVKAAASFEVIVTIFAVGELLLFSGIALPKFELVNLTHNALPNGWTGVFAAIPFAIWFFLGIEGIANVAEETKNPQRDISKGFGWAIFTLAILCILIFISATGIAGWEAIVYKNGLNGETSDSPLPLALAKITGNNHLMYHLLITVGLFGLVASFHGLILAAGRSTYEMGRVHNIPAFLGKISPRFHTPANALIGNMVIGILALLSGKTSEIIIVSVFGALTLYIISMVSIIILRKREPELPRPFRIRFYPLLPMVALTIASVSIIAMFIFNPKLGLIYFSILAVTFLLYRTFKTAHK, from the coding sequence ATGACACAAAACAAGGGTTTAAAGAAAACACTGACTCCCTTTATGTTGTGGGGGCTTGGAGTAGGCTACGTTATTTCAGGCATGTATTTTGGCTGGAATCTCGGACTGGAAAAAGGAGGCACAGGGGGCATGGCAATGGCCACCCTGGCCATTATGGTGATGTATGTCACCTTTACATTTAGTTACGCAGAACTTGCCTGCGCGATCCCTAAAGCAGGGGGAGTGTTTGACTATGCGAATAAAGCAATGGGGCAAAATATCGGTTTTATAGCCGGTATTGCCCAGATTGTTGAATTTATACTGGCACCACCGGCAATCGCTTTTGCCATTGGTGCCTATTTTAATGCATTCTATCCACAGGTTCCCGTACTGACCAGCGCTATTGCGATCTATTTTATTTTTACTGCCCTGAATGTCTATGGGGTGAAAGCCGCAGCTTCATTTGAAGTTATCGTAACCATTTTTGCAGTGGGAGAGCTATTGCTGTTTTCGGGGATTGCATTGCCGAAATTCGAGCTGGTTAACCTGACTCATAATGCTTTGCCTAATGGCTGGACGGGAGTATTTGCTGCCATTCCTTTTGCCATTTGGTTTTTTTTGGGGATCGAAGGGATTGCAAATGTTGCCGAAGAAACCAAGAACCCGCAAAGAGACATCAGTAAAGGGTTTGGGTGGGCGATATTTACACTGGCGATCTTATGTATTCTGATTTTTATATCGGCAACAGGAATTGCCGGTTGGGAAGCGATTGTCTACAAGAATGGTCTGAACGGAGAAACTTCCGATTCTCCACTTCCCCTTGCACTGGCAAAGATTACCGGCAATAACCACCTGATGTATCATTTACTGATTACGGTTGGATTGTTTGGCCTGGTGGCCTCTTTTCATGGATTAATCCTTGCTGCCGGACGCTCTACCTACGAGATGGGACGTGTACACAATATCCCTGCTTTTCTTGGTAAAATCTCTCCGCGTTTTCATACACCCGCCAATGCTCTGATCGGGAATATGGTAATCGGAATTCTCGCCCTGCTTTCCGGAAAAACCTCAGAAATCATTATCGTTTCTGTTTTTGGCGCTTTAACCTTGTACATCATTTCCATGGTCTCGATTATAATCTTAAGGAAAAGAGAACCGGAACTGCCGCGTCCTTTTCGGATTCGCTTTTATCCTTTATTACCGATGGTGGCCCTGACTATTGCATCGGTATCGATTATCGCCATGTTTATTTTTAATCCTAAGCTGGGCCTGATCTATTTCTCTATACTGGCAGTTACATTTTTGTTATACAGAACCTTTAAAACAGCGCATAAATGA
- a CDS encoding SusD/RagB family nutrient-binding outer membrane lipoprotein has translation MKRILLKYMLALPLMATLATGCKKFEDINRNPNKTDQVNSSNLATGMILSITRSEISTQKSFMQPFLLGKYLTWGEGQENLQYNKLNRADLSRVTILRNIAPMEKYATSEGLKKSYQALGHFIRAWQFFMATMQVGDIPYTDAIKGESENVLKPKYDTQKTVFLGILNELDQANQLFSEGANFDGDPIYGGKTDSWRRLTNSFELHVLNNLYKKTADADLKVIARFKDIVANRPLMRDFKDNFALAYNTTAGQNYPWSDVPAGSGNSFVKSNYTMLSNTLLAPLRTLKDRRLFYYAKPSPVKVTAGLSESDYNAYPGVEPSDAFSSLQTRRVGKDYADLNNRYVQLVNAEPVSVFSYWDLQFILAEASVRGWITGTGAQAYYAAGITSSMNFIAINTPDMMDYHHNMKMDAAYISAFPASTGVVLSGTNEQQIGQIITQKYLANFLQGSKYSAWFENRRTGYPVFTLNSTTNLNSPTAQFPLRWLYPSNELDYNSANVSAAIQSQYGGNDDVNQMMWVLK, from the coding sequence ATGAAAAGGATTCTTTTAAAATATATGTTGGCACTGCCCTTAATGGCTACGCTGGCAACGGGTTGTAAGAAATTTGAGGATATCAATAGAAATCCGAATAAAACAGATCAGGTAAACTCTTCTAATCTGGCAACAGGTATGATCCTGAGCATTACCAGGAGTGAAATCAGTACACAGAAATCTTTTATGCAGCCCTTTCTTTTAGGGAAATACCTCACCTGGGGCGAGGGACAGGAAAACCTGCAGTATAATAAGTTAAACAGGGCTGATCTGAGCCGGGTGACCATTCTTCGTAATATCGCTCCAATGGAAAAATATGCTACCAGCGAAGGACTGAAAAAATCATATCAGGCTTTGGGACATTTTATTCGTGCCTGGCAATTTTTTATGGCCACCATGCAGGTAGGAGATATTCCATATACTGATGCGATAAAAGGGGAATCGGAAAATGTACTGAAACCAAAATATGATACTCAGAAAACAGTATTCCTGGGAATCCTTAATGAGCTGGATCAGGCCAATCAGCTCTTTTCTGAAGGGGCAAATTTTGATGGAGATCCGATTTATGGAGGAAAAACCGACAGCTGGAGAAGATTGACGAATAGCTTTGAGCTACATGTGTTAAATAACCTGTATAAAAAGACAGCTGATGCAGACCTGAAAGTAATAGCGCGTTTTAAAGATATTGTAGCCAATCGTCCTTTAATGCGTGACTTTAAGGACAATTTTGCTTTGGCTTACAATACGACGGCAGGACAGAATTATCCATGGTCTGACGTTCCCGCGGGATCTGGTAACTCTTTTGTAAAATCAAACTATACCATGCTGTCCAATACTTTGCTGGCACCGCTGAGAACTTTAAAAGACAGGCGTCTTTTCTATTATGCGAAACCTTCGCCTGTAAAAGTTACTGCCGGATTATCAGAATCTGATTACAATGCCTATCCTGGGGTAGAACCATCGGATGCTTTTTCGAGCCTGCAAACCAGACGGGTTGGAAAAGATTATGCAGATCTGAACAACCGCTATGTACAGCTGGTGAATGCAGAGCCGGTAAGTGTCTTTAGTTATTGGGACCTGCAGTTTATCCTGGCAGAAGCGAGTGTAAGGGGATGGATCACGGGAACAGGGGCACAGGCTTACTATGCTGCAGGGATCACCAGTTCCATGAATTTTATTGCCATAAATACACCTGATATGATGGATTATCATCATAACATGAAAATGGATGCTGCTTATATCAGTGCTTTCCCAGCTTCAACAGGCGTGGTTCTAAGCGGGACAAACGAACAGCAGATAGGACAGATCATCACCCAGAAATATCTGGCCAACTTTTTACAGGGTAGTAAATATAGCGCCTGGTTTGAGAACAGAAGAACGGGGTATCCGGTATTCACTTTAAACAGTACAACAAACCTGAACAGTCCTACAGCCCAATTTCCTTTACGCTGGTTGTACCCTTCAAATGAGCTGGATTATAACAGTGCTAATGTTTCCGCGGCTATCCAAAGTCAATATGGTGGAAACGATGATGTTAACCAGATGATGTGGGTGTTAAAGTAG
- a CDS encoding FecR family protein has translation MEEKEFYATLVQRYLNKQLSDQELELFSQLSKEGKLDEQLANAWNVEAGISEEDEQDYQRVNRPKLLWPRIAVAATILITLSTGLYFYFDTKPESEIVQYALVKQDVEPGGNKATLTLADGSKISLTDAGNGQLAEQGGVKISKSANGQLVYSVVESGQREAGYNTITTPRGGIYQVNLPDGTRVWLNAASSIKFPTTFAHLNQRKVELQGEAYFEVSRNKKQPFIVQSGKQQVEVLGTHFNINSYEDESEVKTTLLEGSVKVSAGNVILLKPGQQSTVGASQGGRVKVSPANIEQAMAWKNGFFHFEKENLHSVLRQLARWYDIEVVYQVNRADDEFMGDIPRGVKLSEVLKILEFEGTHFKIENRKLIVTK, from the coding sequence ATGGAAGAGAAAGAATTTTATGCGACACTGGTACAGCGTTACCTGAACAAACAACTCAGTGATCAGGAACTGGAGCTCTTCAGTCAGCTGAGCAAAGAAGGTAAGCTGGATGAACAGCTTGCAAATGCCTGGAATGTGGAAGCAGGGATTTCTGAGGAAGATGAACAGGATTATCAACGTGTAAACAGACCGAAGCTGTTATGGCCAAGGATCGCAGTCGCCGCAACAATTTTAATTACCCTTTCTACCGGTCTTTACTTTTACTTTGATACAAAACCCGAATCAGAAATCGTTCAGTACGCTCTGGTTAAACAGGATGTAGAGCCTGGAGGCAACAAGGCAACTTTGACCCTGGCCGACGGCTCAAAAATTTCACTGACTGATGCCGGTAACGGACAATTGGCAGAGCAGGGGGGAGTGAAAATCAGTAAAAGTGCAAACGGACAGTTGGTTTATTCGGTGGTTGAATCAGGTCAGCGGGAGGCTGGTTACAATACCATCACTACACCCAGAGGGGGGATTTATCAGGTAAACCTTCCTGATGGTACCCGGGTTTGGCTAAATGCAGCCTCTTCGATCAAGTTTCCGACTACTTTTGCCCACCTGAATCAGCGTAAAGTAGAGCTTCAGGGAGAAGCCTATTTTGAAGTCTCCAGGAATAAAAAACAGCCGTTTATCGTACAGAGTGGCAAACAGCAGGTAGAGGTGCTGGGAACCCATTTCAATATCAATTCTTATGAAGATGAATCAGAGGTAAAAACCACATTGCTGGAAGGAAGTGTGAAAGTTTCTGCAGGAAATGTGATTTTATTAAAACCAGGTCAGCAGTCAACCGTTGGAGCAAGCCAGGGAGGGAGGGTTAAAGTGAGTCCGGCAAATATAGAGCAGGCAATGGCCTGGAAAAATGGATTTTTCCATTTTGAAAAAGAAAATCTTCATTCAGTATTACGTCAGTTGGCCCGGTGGTATGATATTGAGGTGGTTTATCAGGTAAACCGTGCTGATGATGAGTTTATGGGTGATATTCCACGTGGGGTGAAGTTGTCTGAGGTACTGAAGATCCTGGAGTTTGAGGGTACTCATTTCAAAATAGAAAATAGAAAATTGATCGTGACGAAATAA
- a CDS encoding Dabb family protein produces MLAHHVLFWLKADTTTDQKDAFRKGVESLEKIESVKTYHIGVPSSISRAVVDTTYTFSLIIFFEDLAGHDVYQTHPLHLAFLDEFRSLFEKVIIYDSL; encoded by the coding sequence ATGTTAGCTCACCACGTTTTATTCTGGCTAAAAGCCGATACCACAACCGATCAGAAAGATGCTTTCAGAAAAGGTGTTGAATCTTTAGAAAAGATTGAATCTGTAAAAACTTACCACATCGGTGTTCCTTCATCCATTTCCCGTGCCGTTGTTGATACTACCTACACTTTTTCGCTGATCATATTTTTTGAAGATCTTGCGGGACATGATGTTTATCAGACCCACCCTTTACACCTTGCATTTCTGGATGAATTCCGTAGCCTTTTTGAAAAGGTGATCATCTATGACTCGCTATAA
- a CDS encoding RNA polymerase sigma factor, with translation MSAPHTFSDDDLKAKLVAGDDSAFSELYERYSAQVYQYIKKFVHSTDLSEDLTQEIFIKIWQCKSKLGEVQSIRAYLFIMARNHTLNSLKKAMRSDVAMAEIVNSFVEERNETEEELLSKEYHEYLERELNALPARTREVFRFCRQQGKSYDEVAMELGISRNAVKNHMVASMKILGASAKRDLGVSLSVLLTVLLK, from the coding sequence ATGTCAGCACCACATACTTTTTCCGATGATGATCTAAAGGCTAAATTGGTAGCGGGGGATGACTCTGCTTTCTCAGAGCTTTATGAACGGTATAGTGCGCAGGTTTATCAATACATTAAAAAATTTGTACATTCTACAGACCTTTCAGAAGACCTGACTCAAGAGATTTTTATAAAAATCTGGCAGTGTAAATCTAAGTTAGGAGAGGTTCAATCCATCAGGGCCTACCTTTTCATTATGGCCAGAAACCATACCTTGAACAGTCTTAAAAAAGCAATGAGATCGGATGTGGCAATGGCGGAAATCGTAAATAGCTTTGTGGAAGAAAGAAATGAGACGGAGGAAGAGCTGCTGAGTAAAGAATACCATGAGTACCTGGAAAGAGAGTTGAATGCTTTACCAGCCAGAACCAGAGAAGTTTTCCGCTTTTGCCGTCAGCAGGGGAAAAGCTATGATGAGGTAGCTATGGAATTGGGCATTTCAAGAAATGCAGTTAAAAATCATATGGTTGCGTCTATGAAAATTTTGGGTGCTTCTGCTAAAAGAGATCTGGGAGTGTCTCTGAGTGTGCTTTTGACCGTCTTATTAAAATAA
- a CDS encoding iron-containing alcohol dehydrogenase, translated as MTFDKVYQYNFPTTIRFGAGAIKELPAYLQANGLKRPLIVTDPTVAALPFFKAIVADLEAHSFSVEVFSDIHKNPVKSDVYKGTEVWDQTSRDSVIGVGGGAGLDVARAIVLRVNHREDLFKYDDLIGGDIYVTNDVPHFITVPTTSGTGSEVGRSAIISDDETHQKKILFSPKLMAKIVFADPVLTMDLPPHITAATGMDALTHNMEAFLAKNPHPLCDGIALEGIYLIKDALEKATHQSDLESRSKMLMASMMGAIAFQKGLGVVHSLAHPLSSLLDTHHGLANAVNIPYGMEFNIAGFEDKFRRIAKTLELKEESGEAVVKYLFELNTKLNIPHHLTDIGVKSEHIETLADLAFADFAHPNNPKPVTREDFKQLYLKAL; from the coding sequence ATGACATTTGATAAAGTATATCAATATAATTTTCCTACTACCATTCGTTTTGGAGCAGGAGCAATTAAGGAACTGCCTGCCTACCTGCAGGCTAACGGATTAAAACGTCCGTTGATCGTTACAGATCCTACAGTGGCAGCATTGCCTTTTTTTAAAGCGATTGTGGCTGATTTGGAAGCTCATTCTTTTTCAGTGGAGGTGTTTAGTGATATTCATAAGAATCCTGTAAAGAGTGATGTTTACAAAGGTACAGAGGTTTGGGACCAGACTTCGAGAGACAGTGTAATCGGTGTCGGAGGTGGGGCTGGCTTAGATGTAGCCAGGGCAATTGTACTGCGGGTGAACCATCGGGAAGATCTGTTTAAATACGACGACCTGATTGGTGGCGATATATATGTGACGAATGATGTGCCTCACTTTATTACGGTGCCTACTACCTCAGGAACGGGAAGTGAAGTGGGAAGAAGTGCGATTATCTCTGATGATGAAACGCATCAGAAAAAGATTCTCTTCTCTCCTAAGTTAATGGCAAAAATCGTATTTGCTGATCCGGTATTAACAATGGATCTGCCTCCCCATATTACCGCCGCAACTGGGATGGATGCCCTGACACATAATATGGAAGCTTTCCTGGCAAAAAATCCACATCCACTATGTGATGGAATTGCTTTGGAAGGTATTTATCTGATTAAAGACGCATTGGAAAAGGCTACACATCAGTCTGACCTGGAGAGTAGAAGTAAGATGTTGATGGCTTCCATGATGGGGGCTATTGCCTTTCAGAAGGGCTTAGGAGTGGTTCATTCTTTGGCCCATCCGCTCTCTTCTCTGCTCGATACCCATCATGGACTGGCTAATGCAGTGAATATACCATATGGAATGGAGTTTAATATTGCGGGCTTTGAAGATAAATTCCGTCGCATAGCCAAAACGCTGGAGCTGAAGGAAGAAAGTGGTGAAGCAGTGGTGAAGTATCTTTTTGAACTCAATACTAAACTGAATATTCCCCACCATCTGACTGATATTGGGGTGAAGTCTGAGCATATTGAAACATTGGCTGATCTGGCTTTTGCAGATTTTGCACACCCTAATAATCCGAAACCAGTTACAAGGGAAGATTTTAAACAGTTATATTTAAAAGCGCTTTAA